The Methanomassiliicoccales archaeon genome has a segment encoding these proteins:
- a CDS encoding right-handed parallel beta-helix repeat-containing protein: MIETKLNLKGRSLMVLSILLVGALIGTAVGAAMFVQGEGAPSTASGPGSIVVESNYVIFKDASGYTCARNTTTQAIEIRETNAGLAMQKAVDRSARGNIYIKSGTYDMSRPVYTWSTSITGDGNGTILKVTSSLYDSVLKVTNDYYKADGTLAIPKAQQSANHPTGVTISNLQVDGNKAVRSSGQVMRCVNFQDAINCQVRNIYAHDVSAGQGVYMTNSHYCTVRDSVFYNIGGTAFADYGTGIAFGEASPTKVASSHILIDNCKITKASMSSIDMEPANNVTITNSLFLGATTWNGYATPVITSYAIKGYDRPNDHIMVSGNSVYGAFGEFIILTPCNYSIVSNNIVTYTAGNTAAIYSTGAHDNKITGNIIKTWGKDAIVGVNCNSYLISDNTIIDGKNSKSNYGIRLYATSGTSYYNIVKGNQISGFNYAICEITGTNHLIVTANIIKSCNVGIYLKGTDIMRTGNVLNGASDL; this comes from the coding sequence ATGATCGAGACCAAGCTCAATCTAAAGGGCCGGTCCTTAATGGTGCTCTCTATCCTTCTGGTCGGAGCACTCATCGGCACAGCCGTTGGCGCGGCAATGTTCGTCCAGGGTGAGGGTGCGCCCTCAACGGCCAGCGGCCCAGGATCCATTGTCGTGGAATCGAACTACGTCATTTTCAAGGACGCCTCGGGTTACACCTGTGCCAGGAACACGACCACCCAGGCGATCGAGATCAGGGAAACCAATGCGGGTCTGGCGATGCAGAAGGCGGTTGACAGGTCGGCACGCGGGAACATCTACATCAAATCCGGAACCTATGACATGTCCAGACCGGTCTATACCTGGTCGACCTCGATCACCGGCGACGGCAACGGGACCATTCTTAAGGTCACATCCTCCCTGTATGACTCCGTCCTCAAAGTGACCAACGACTATTACAAGGCCGATGGCACATTGGCCATACCAAAGGCTCAGCAAAGCGCTAACCACCCTACCGGGGTGACCATCAGCAACCTGCAGGTGGACGGTAACAAGGCGGTCAGGTCCAGCGGGCAGGTCATGAGGTGCGTCAACTTCCAGGACGCCATCAACTGTCAGGTCCGCAACATCTATGCCCACGACGTCAGTGCTGGACAGGGGGTCTATATGACCAATTCCCACTATTGCACGGTCAGGGACAGCGTGTTCTACAACATCGGGGGCACGGCATTCGCAGATTATGGAACAGGCATCGCCTTCGGTGAGGCCAGTCCAACGAAGGTCGCGTCCTCGCATATCCTGATAGATAACTGCAAGATCACCAAGGCCTCCATGTCCTCGATCGACATGGAACCGGCGAACAACGTGACCATCACCAACAGCCTGTTCCTCGGTGCCACGACCTGGAACGGCTACGCAACTCCGGTCATCACGTCATATGCGATAAAGGGGTATGACCGGCCGAACGACCACATCATGGTGAGCGGTAACAGCGTCTATGGGGCGTTCGGTGAGTTCATCATACTGACGCCATGCAACTACTCCATCGTATCGAACAATATCGTTACCTACACGGCAGGCAACACCGCGGCGATATACTCGACCGGCGCCCACGACAACAAGATAACCGGCAACATCATCAAGACCTGGGGAAAGGACGCCATCGTTGGAGTGAACTGCAACTCGTACCTGATCAGCGACAACACGATCATTGACGGCAAGAACTCCAAGAGCAACTACGGCATACGGTTATACGCCACCTCCGGTACCTCATATTACAACATCGTCAAGGGCAACCAGATCAGCGGTTTCAACTACGCCATATGTGAGATAACCGGAACCAACCACCTGATCGTGACCGCGAACATAATCAAGTCCTGCAACGTCGGAATATACCTGAAGGGAACCGACATCATGAGGACTGGGAACGTGCTGAACGGTGCGAGCGACCTGTGA